Below is a genomic region from Primulina eburnea isolate SZY01 chromosome 9, ASM2296580v1, whole genome shotgun sequence.
ATTTTAGGTGAATTTCCAGAGGGCTTTTGAGCGGGCCAGGGCCGGgtttttgggctgggcttgcacagtaggatccctaggtgagttggcaagggtttggctcgaggtggctcgggcgtggctcgagtaaattgggagatggctcgggtagTTCGATAATGGgtcaatatttcgaatttaataacaaaaattgaatccatgggtccacggatgtggctcatgacttggaaggttAGAATAGatattaaaaatgttatgttaaaaatttgggatcaaaataacgagttttggatttattcggaatttaatcgtcgcacgaaacgtcaattaacgagttaattgaaacgcctagttttaagctttataaaattatgaaaaattagggataagattaaataattattaaaagtctaatttttttaatttggaaattttatattaaggtttggtttaattcgggattaaaacgcgttaatatgtcttatttaaagattaatttaaaagtcatcgatttaagccaaataaaaatatgagaaaattcatgtaagcttaaataattatttagaataatctcatgtcattaaaagtgagaaaaagataaattcgagaatttttacgtccaggggcaaaacggtaattttacacttaggaaaatacgaaaacgcttggcagcgtcccgaaggatcataatgcatgtaaaatgatattttacgatttattatgatgattttgttgataatatgtatttttacgatttatggtaaagctgtgcaatttatactatctgaaatgctatttttggaaagctgtcgtattttatgattttaaaataaaaggaaaaatattttgagggatgtgaattgactgtgacaaaagatatgatttatgatatatgattttgtggggataacgtgaggggaaaaggccccagagggaacctatttacgggaaaaggccccagagggaacccatgtttgggaaaaggcccccgagggaacccGTCTATGGAAAGGCCCCGAGGGAaccccaacgatcgtatttccacggtgtagcctagtgcacacccctatgggccatgtggagctaagactgcagtcgaccaaatgataaaagctagtcactttcaaggatcaaacttcacccaaaatgatatatgattgaaagctttacgattttaatgattttatgatatatgattcatgatgatgattatagcttattttaaatgatttttaaaagatttatttatgcttaaagttattttaaaatgattttactagttatgatttaattaggctcaaatgatttttaatggtatattattttcaaaggactataaaaatatgatttttaaatgtatgtggatgtatatgtattatttgttatccatgtttagaacgtgttgagtctttagactcactaggtttgtatgatgcaggatttgatgattttggaggcggtgacgattgagtcgatcgagtgcagcagtacacacccgagggcctttatgtttccgcactagctagatagatttaaggatttaaagattttgctaatgatttttattaaagttatttttatgctttattacTAGCCGATCTTTTCGAAGGTCGATTTAGGAATTTTGGTTAGccgatgatttaggattttatttcatgcacttgagatttaaattgttaaattattatgattcatgtttatgttaatttattttatttagtttaataGTTAGAATTTATGATTAAAGATTAGcaacgaaaaaaaaaaattagaggtcgtttcagttggtatcagagccaggttttcccAAAAGGGTTGTGTACTGTCACTTCGAGAAGCTCAAGAAATCACGCCTCAAATATGTGagtttttactgctttatattttatatgcttaaaattcttttaaatgtttatatgaTACATGTTATACATGTTAGTTGCgtgttgcaaaaaaaaaaaaaaaaaataatgcaTATTGGTTACGTGGTTTGGACGACGTATACAGAGATGCCTCCTAGAAGGAATGTGCTTAGGACTGATGAGGGTAGACAGGAGGAGGATATCCCACAGCCTCCACCTGGTCAGGATGCTAGTGCCCGTGTACTAGCCGGTATGGCCCGTTTCTTTGAGCAACACGTAGGGAATGGAGCAATGGGTAGGCCAGAGCCAGTATATGAGCGTTTCAGGAGGATGCACCCCGATGAGTTTCATGGCACTACTGATCCATTTatggctgagggatggattagaTCATTAGAGGTAATATTTCATTATATGGACATGGCGGACGCCGATCGCGTTCGATGTACTATCTACCTGTTGAAAGGCGACGCTTCcttatggtgggagggagcggAGCGAGGAGTGAATATGGCGACTTTGACTTGGGAAGGATTCAAGAGagtgttctatgacaagtacttcacaTCCGATGTTCGTTCTAGGCTtaagagagagtttatgagtctccgtCAGGGGGATTGGACTGTTGCCGAGTTTGTGCagaagtttgataggggctGTCACTTTATGCCCTTGATTGCCAAAGATCCTGCTGAAAAATTACGACATTTTCTAGATGGTTTGAGGCCGACTATCCGACGCGATGTGACACTTGTCGATCCTGCTGATTATACTACCGCCGTTGCCAGGGCTCTTAGAGCCGAGCAGTCATTGAAGGATATCGATTGGGAGATGCAGCGAAAGAGGAACCGTGCTCAGCAAGCTAATCAGAGTAATAAGAAGCCTCATACGGGACCTTCTAAGCAACCAGAACCACCAAAATCACAAGGACAACCACCTAAAGGAAATGTTCCGAAAGCCGATGAAAAACCActttgcaaggagtgcaatcgtCCACATTatggcaagtgcatgtggggcaCCTTCAAGTGCTTCAAGTGCGGGGAGTTGGGACACAAGGCTGCGGATTGCACCAAGCCTAGGCAACCCCTGACCGGAAGAGTCTATGTGATGCAAGCTACAGAAGATGAGACAGAGCCGACACTACACTGATTTCGAGGTAACCTAGCTGTTTAACATTTTTCTATGCTCttttgcatgaaatgttaaattgggtGATGGGGATATTGAAGAACTTAGAGGAAAATAGGATGCATGCGCTACTTGAGCTAGATTTAGGAGTCGACAttgagaatttttgggttagaattgcaattttcaagattttgagGACTGAATTGAAAAGTAAGATTTAAGCTAGAGGTTAAGTTTGAGGTGGATGAAGGAATCTAAACTTTTCAATCATCAAGTCAAGAAAAATTTCGAGGTCGAAATTCTagttaagggggggagaattgtaacgtccgaaaaatcagtccacgtaaactacatgcatgcaaaaatattttaattgcttaattgttttatttaattgcttttaaatgctagcatgatgtttattatatgattaaatataggattgcatgattaaatgattatgtgacatgttttcatgaaattaaagattttgcacgaatattcgataataggtaggggaaggagaccggggacgaccaagacaagaatatgtatttttatttaaatagtggcaaggcttcctaatatgattaaaaatgatttaattttccgaaaaatattggagttcgaatttattttacgagttgagctcgatttttcccgggaagccggttttgggcaaacaaggagttttaaaagatcaaaaatattattttgagaaaaattattttataaacttttattatttaattaattaagtgttattgggctcaatttaatgatttaaagaagGCCCAATTACCCTTAATCATACAAGCCCAAACCAAAGCCCATTTAActtgttaaattaattataaataagtgaTTTAGGTTTTGAAAACACCACAACCATTGGCACCTTTCAGCCGAAAATTTCACACACAAGCACATactgattttcgaaattaaggagGAGAAAAAAGGCTAGGagttcttcgtcgtccggtcgtccaacgtcgcaccctcgccgaagatcgtatattcgagcgctataaacgcaaaggcacgtttctaaacctttttaaaacatcatacaaatcatattatgtgtgttttatttgattatgcatgaaaaatatatgGGTTCGATTATTTTACGGTATGATACGTATTTTTAACGTTTTTACGATTTTACGCTTATTTTAAAAGAATCGTTATGAACCCAACGGATACGCTGCCAgt
It encodes:
- the LOC140840713 gene encoding uncharacterized protein, whose protein sequence is MPPRRNVLRTDEGRQEEDIPQPPPGQDASARVLAGMARFFEQHVGNGAMGRPEPVYERFRRMHPDEFHGTTDPFMAEGWIRSLEVIFHYMDMADADRVRCTIYLLKGDASLWWEGAERGVNMATLTWEGFKRVFYDKYFTSDVRSRLKREFMSLRQGDWTVAEFVQKFDRGCHFMPLIAKDPAEKLRHFLDGLRPTIRRDVTLVDPADYTTAVARALRAEQSLKDIDWEMQRKRNRAQQANQSNKKPHTGPSKQPEPPKSQGQPPKGNVPKADEKPLCKECNRPHYGKCMWGTFKCFKCGELGHKAADCTKPRQPLTGRVYVMQATEDETEPTLH